The proteins below are encoded in one region of Bremerella sp. P1:
- a CDS encoding acyl-CoA thioesterase, whose translation MITSFSPKPFQKRWNMLTEHTIEVRVRYQETDAQGRVHHANYITYFELARTEMLRAGGFNYKRMEEDGTLLVVRDVECRYHLPAEFDDLLHVTVKTVKAKGARIELAYEIRRDDELVVEGMTLLACITREGKPTRIPDVLRLD comes from the coding sequence ATGATCACGTCCTTTTCGCCTAAGCCCTTTCAGAAACGTTGGAATATGCTGACAGAGCACACCATCGAGGTCCGCGTCCGATACCAGGAAACCGACGCCCAGGGACGCGTTCATCACGCCAACTACATCACCTATTTCGAGTTGGCCCGTACCGAAATGCTGCGTGCCGGTGGATTTAACTACAAGCGAATGGAAGAAGACGGCACACTGCTGGTCGTGCGTGACGTCGAGTGCCGCTATCACTTGCCAGCCGAGTTCGACGATCTGCTGCATGTCACCGTGAAAACGGTCAAAGCCAAGGGAGCCCGGATCGAGCTGGCTTACGAGATTCGCCGTGATGATGAATTGGTCGTCGAAGGCATGACGCTGCTGGCGTGTATTACCCGCGAAGGGAAGCCGACGCGTATCCCTGATGTCTTACGCTTGGATTAA
- a CDS encoding acetolactate synthase: protein MSTGAGSGTSFSTMRGRDYPSLRQFTVFLENRVGQLLEIVRRFEGSNVRIVALSINDATECCFVRFLLSDPEGGREILERAGLALIESDLIGVELPAEKQPLLRVCTALLQSEVNIVQAYPLLYTPNNRAAVALMVDNCDIAMDTLVSRNFKVLSEDDLKFDD, encoded by the coding sequence ATGAGTACGGGAGCCGGCTCCGGTACCAGTTTCAGCACCATGCGAGGTCGCGATTACCCCTCGCTTCGCCAGTTCACCGTCTTTCTGGAAAATCGCGTCGGGCAATTGCTTGAGATCGTCCGACGCTTCGAGGGAAGCAATGTTCGCATTGTTGCTCTTTCCATTAATGATGCGACCGAATGCTGTTTTGTTCGTTTCTTGCTCAGCGATCCCGAAGGGGGACGCGAGATCCTGGAGCGAGCTGGCTTGGCGCTGATCGAGTCCGACCTGATCGGTGTCGAACTGCCGGCCGAAAAACAGCCGCTTTTGCGGGTCTGCACGGCCCTGCTTCAATCGGAAGTGAATATCGTTCAGGCGTATCCACTTCTCTATACGCCCAACAATCGGGCCGCGGTGGCCTTGATGGTTGATAACTGCGACATCGCAATGGATACCCTCGTGTCGCGTAACTTCAAGGTCCTCAGCGAAGACGACTTGAAGTTCGACGACTAG
- a CDS encoding ABC transporter permease subunit/CPBP intramembrane protease, with the protein MNWDNVKLILKRELRDQARDRRTLFSVIGLPVLLYPLMGLMVLQVMQFRQTHPTRLRVIGLNELPGTPDLFVPSVLEEGQTADDFGYEFSPSLLQDASVTSRFEIEATEASVDPAVVEKTAKETLQADKLDAIIYFPPGFKERMESYQDEKDSEESKAEFPSPQLITNSSDERSKLADNRLRQILHAWREKLIQHNLEANDVPAVITDPFSFGTLDLSEKPLDQSSYLWAKIFPFIVVIWALTGAFYPAIDLCAGEKERGTLETLLSSPALRSEIVAGKLLAIMTFSIATSVLNLASMGFTASFVMGQVGGGEMASRLNFGPPPIWSLGWLFLALIPMAALFSALALAIATMARSSKEGQYYLLPLLMLNLPLVVLPVLPDTELTFGTSLIPVSGMSFLLKALMEGDYTKAATYVLPVLGVTAFCIWVAIRWAIDQFNNESVLFRESERFSLQAWVRKMWRDRQDTPTAAGAFVMGIVLLALPHMVGKYVMPVPGPDGKLTLASLVQYMLTNQIGLILLPVLIAAWIFTRSVKKTFSLRLLDKRVYLAMLMAPALAICLHPYAIYLREIIQNTIPMSQELQDQLQNMLGSTAELPIFGIFLMFAILPAICEEFACRGFILSGMRHIGHKWAAIAISAIFFGLLHGILQQSIPATIFGLMIGFLAVQTRSLFPAILFHATHNSLVFAQGMIVTETIEANPWLKVLVATATEMPGEARYQPLLVFLCGIGAVALVGVFARMPAELSSEERRQEALNHQGVFRSAIGNRKDSSASS; encoded by the coding sequence ATGAATTGGGACAACGTCAAACTGATTCTTAAACGAGAGCTGCGTGATCAGGCACGTGATCGCCGTACGCTCTTTTCCGTGATTGGTTTGCCGGTCCTTTTGTATCCACTGATGGGGCTGATGGTGTTGCAGGTCATGCAGTTCCGTCAGACGCATCCGACCCGGCTTCGCGTCATCGGCCTGAACGAATTACCAGGCACGCCTGACTTGTTCGTTCCTTCGGTCTTGGAGGAAGGTCAGACGGCGGACGACTTTGGGTACGAGTTCTCTCCCAGTCTGCTGCAAGATGCCAGCGTGACCAGCCGCTTCGAAATTGAAGCGACCGAGGCTTCGGTTGATCCTGCGGTGGTCGAGAAGACGGCGAAAGAAACGCTACAGGCAGACAAGCTCGACGCGATCATCTACTTTCCGCCCGGCTTCAAAGAGCGGATGGAAAGCTATCAAGACGAGAAGGACAGTGAAGAATCGAAGGCCGAGTTTCCTTCGCCTCAGTTGATCACCAATTCGTCGGACGAACGCTCGAAGCTCGCCGACAATCGTCTACGGCAGATTTTGCATGCCTGGCGTGAAAAGCTGATCCAGCACAACTTGGAAGCCAACGATGTGCCGGCGGTGATTACCGATCCCTTCAGCTTCGGCACGCTCGACCTTTCCGAGAAACCTCTCGACCAGTCGTCGTACCTCTGGGCCAAGATCTTTCCGTTCATTGTTGTCATCTGGGCACTGACCGGGGCGTTTTATCCCGCGATCGATCTGTGCGCCGGTGAGAAGGAGCGGGGAACGCTTGAAACGTTGCTTTCCAGTCCAGCGTTGCGCTCCGAGATTGTGGCCGGCAAGCTATTAGCGATCATGACCTTCAGTATCGCGACGAGTGTGTTAAATCTCGCGAGTATGGGGTTCACGGCTAGCTTTGTCATGGGACAAGTGGGTGGCGGTGAAATGGCATCGCGGCTCAACTTCGGCCCGCCACCGATCTGGTCGCTGGGTTGGTTGTTTCTGGCCCTGATTCCGATGGCCGCACTTTTCAGTGCGTTGGCGCTGGCGATTGCCACGATGGCTCGCAGTAGCAAGGAAGGGCAGTACTACCTGCTTCCCCTGTTGATGCTAAACTTGCCGCTGGTCGTCTTGCCCGTGCTTCCCGATACCGAGCTAACCTTCGGGACATCGCTGATTCCTGTGAGCGGTATGTCCTTCCTGCTGAAGGCCTTGATGGAAGGGGATTACACCAAGGCGGCTACCTATGTGCTGCCGGTGCTGGGTGTGACGGCGTTTTGTATCTGGGTGGCTATTCGCTGGGCGATCGATCAATTCAATAACGAGTCGGTCCTGTTCCGCGAAAGCGAACGCTTCAGTCTTCAGGCATGGGTCCGGAAGATGTGGCGTGATCGCCAGGATACACCCACCGCTGCCGGCGCGTTCGTCATGGGTATCGTCTTGCTCGCCCTGCCGCATATGGTCGGCAAATACGTGATGCCGGTACCCGGCCCCGATGGCAAGCTGACTCTGGCGTCATTGGTGCAGTACATGCTGACCAATCAGATTGGCTTGATTCTGCTTCCGGTGTTGATTGCGGCTTGGATATTCACTCGCAGTGTGAAGAAGACCTTTTCGTTACGACTACTCGATAAGCGCGTCTACTTAGCCATGTTGATGGCGCCAGCGCTGGCTATCTGTTTGCATCCGTACGCGATCTACCTGCGCGAGATTATCCAAAACACGATTCCCATGTCGCAGGAACTTCAGGATCAACTGCAGAACATGCTTGGTAGTACCGCCGAGCTGCCGATCTTCGGGATCTTCTTAATGTTCGCCATCTTGCCGGCCATCTGCGAAGAGTTCGCCTGTCGCGGGTTCATCCTTTCCGGCATGCGGCACATCGGACACAAGTGGGCCGCCATTGCGATCTCGGCGATCTTCTTTGGACTGCTGCATGGCATTCTGCAGCAATCGATCCCGGCGACGATCTTTGGCCTGATGATTGGCTTCCTGGCCGTTCAGACGCGAAGCTTGTTCCCGGCGATTCTGTTTCATGCCACGCACAACAGCCTGGTGTTCGCCCAGGGGATGATAGTAACGGAAACGATCGAGGCGAATCCATGGTTGAAAGTGCTCGTCGCCACGGCAACGGAAATGCCAGGGGAAGCACGTTACCAGCCGCTGCTGGTCTTCCTGTGCGGAATTGGTGCGGTGGCACTGGTAGGCGTCTTTGCCCGCATGCCAGCCGAGCTTTCTTCGGAAGAACGCCGGCAGGAAGCACTCAATCACCAAGGAGTATTCCGCTCGGCGATTGGCAACCGCAAGGATAGCAGCGCCTCATCCTAG
- a CDS encoding SDR family NAD(P)-dependent oxidoreductase: MRRKLDGLRILITGASSGIGRAMAILAAEAGAKLLITARREDRLDELLGVVHAKGADAKYVVGDVTDPAVREQLVEKAQHDFQGLDVLVNNAGIGAYGSFAEASPERLRQLMEVNFFAPVELTRLFLPMLEKGRTPAICNISSILAHRAVPGKSEYCASKFALHGFSDALRAELSTKGIDVILVSPSTTSSEFSSSVIEKKGKAPATGKFSRTPHNIAVAALRAIRTGRHEVIPSKSGYAMVLLDRLWPSLADWAVAKLG, translated from the coding sequence ATGCGGCGGAAGCTGGATGGCCTGCGGATTCTGATTACCGGCGCGTCTTCGGGGATCGGTCGTGCCATGGCAATTCTGGCGGCGGAAGCAGGGGCCAAGTTGCTGATTACCGCCCGGCGTGAAGACCGCCTGGATGAACTGTTGGGCGTGGTTCATGCCAAGGGGGCTGACGCCAAATATGTGGTGGGCGATGTCACGGATCCTGCCGTGCGAGAGCAGCTTGTCGAGAAGGCCCAGCACGATTTTCAGGGGCTTGATGTGCTGGTGAATAACGCCGGCATCGGAGCATACGGAAGCTTCGCTGAGGCGTCGCCGGAACGCTTGCGGCAGTTGATGGAAGTCAACTTCTTTGCCCCGGTCGAGCTGACGCGTCTGTTTCTGCCGATGCTTGAAAAGGGGCGGACGCCGGCAATCTGTAATATCTCTTCGATCCTCGCCCACCGGGCAGTTCCGGGGAAGAGCGAGTACTGTGCTAGCAAGTTTGCTTTGCACGGTTTTAGTGATGCACTGCGTGCTGAATTGTCGACGAAAGGAATAGACGTCATCCTGGTTAGTCCCAGTACGACCAGCAGCGAGTTTTCCTCCTCGGTGATCGAGAAAAAAGGGAAGGCTCCGGCGACGGGAAAGTTCTCGCGAACGCCCCACAATATCGCCGTGGCTGCCTTGCGTGCAATTCGCACCGGAAGGCATGAAGTCATACCCAGTAAATCCGGCTACGCGATGGTTCTGTTAGATCGCTTGTGGCCATCTCTTGCGGATTGGGCGGTTGCTAAATTGGGCTGA
- a CDS encoding ABC transporter ATP-binding protein yields the protein MIHVRDLVKSYDDLQLGKFTAVDHVSFFAMPGEIFGLLGPNGAGKTTALRILSTVLEPTSGTVKIAGYDVTTEPAMVRHKIGFMSANTAVYDRMTAWEMVEYFGKLYGLPDDELHDRMEELFHRLGMREIRDVLGAKMSTGMKQKVSIARALVHDPPVLIFDEPTLGLDVFVARALVQLISELRDQGKCIIFSSHIMREVEKLCDKVAIMNRGKILAEGTIDQLRTEYNQPDLEELFFHLIGEPDGIAN from the coding sequence ATGATTCACGTTCGTGATCTCGTCAAGTCGTACGACGATCTCCAACTCGGCAAATTCACGGCAGTGGATCATGTCAGCTTCTTTGCGATGCCTGGCGAGATTTTCGGGCTGCTGGGCCCCAATGGCGCCGGCAAGACGACGGCCCTTCGCATTCTCAGTACGGTTCTCGAGCCAACCTCCGGCACGGTGAAGATCGCCGGCTACGATGTCACTACCGAGCCAGCGATGGTGCGTCATAAGATCGGCTTCATGTCGGCCAACACAGCCGTATACGACCGAATGACCGCCTGGGAGATGGTGGAATACTTCGGCAAGCTGTACGGTCTGCCTGACGACGAACTGCACGATCGGATGGAAGAGTTGTTTCATCGTCTCGGCATGCGCGAGATTCGCGACGTGCTTGGCGCGAAGATGTCGACCGGTATGAAACAAAAAGTATCGATTGCCCGGGCGCTGGTGCACGACCCGCCGGTCCTCATCTTCGATGAGCCAACCTTGGGGCTCGATGTTTTTGTGGCGCGTGCTTTGGTTCAGTTGATCTCCGAGCTCCGCGACCAGGGGAAGTGCATCATATTTTCGTCGCACATCATGCGGGAAGTTGAGAAGCTGTGCGACAAGGTCGCCATCATGAATCGAGGGAAGATCCTCGCCGAAGGAACCATCGATCAATTACGCACCGAGTACAACCAGCCTGATCTGGAAGAGTTATTCTTCCACCTGATCGGCGAGCCGGATGGAATCGCCAACTAA
- the hflX gene encoding GTPase HflX gives MTERDRKQSVAQENAILVKLLDPAIQYSDDPLEELEGLATTAGTTVVGKLTQRRDKPDPGTYLGKGKIEELTLCAEASEADVIIFDNELSPGQTRNLERETKRKVIDRTELILDIFATHAQTLESRLAVELAQLEYSLPRLKRMWSHLDRIKMGVGMRGPGEKQLEVDRRLVEKRIRDLKDDLEKVAKRREREVAARKESMTISLVGYTNAGKSTLMNALTSAQVLSADMLFATLDTRTRRWRLPHWGPVLLSDTVGFIRDLPHRLIASFKATLEEANQADLLLHVADASNPEAEQQIAAVYDVLSEIGIEQKNTLLVLNKVDRIEDSRRLEQLQARYPYAVPVSAVSREGLDKLAIAVSDALSKSFSDVEIEASVDNGKLVAYLAKNGEIVSKRYGNEKLFVHCRIPTAHLGRIENQNPDAVIRPYEYTPESEESDAVGDVA, from the coding sequence GTGACAGAACGAGATCGCAAACAGAGCGTCGCTCAGGAAAATGCCATTCTGGTTAAGTTATTGGATCCGGCGATTCAGTATTCGGACGATCCGCTGGAAGAGTTGGAAGGATTGGCGACTACGGCCGGAACGACCGTGGTTGGTAAGCTGACTCAGCGACGCGACAAGCCAGATCCGGGGACCTATCTCGGTAAAGGAAAGATCGAGGAATTAACGCTGTGCGCCGAAGCTTCGGAAGCCGACGTGATTATCTTCGACAATGAGCTCTCGCCGGGGCAGACTCGCAATTTGGAGCGGGAAACCAAGCGGAAGGTCATCGACCGCACCGAGCTCATTCTCGATATCTTTGCCACCCATGCCCAAACGCTCGAATCGCGTCTGGCAGTTGAATTGGCTCAGCTTGAATATTCGCTTCCTCGGTTGAAGCGAATGTGGTCCCACCTGGACCGTATCAAGATGGGCGTCGGGATGCGTGGTCCGGGTGAAAAGCAGTTGGAAGTGGACCGTCGGTTGGTCGAGAAACGCATCCGCGATTTGAAGGACGATTTGGAGAAAGTCGCCAAGCGTCGTGAGCGTGAAGTCGCGGCTCGAAAGGAGTCGATGACGATCAGCCTGGTAGGCTACACCAATGCCGGCAAAAGCACCTTGATGAACGCGTTGACCTCGGCTCAGGTGTTGTCGGCTGACATGCTTTTCGCGACGCTCGATACGCGTACCCGACGTTGGCGATTGCCGCACTGGGGACCGGTTCTATTGAGTGATACGGTCGGTTTTATTCGTGACCTGCCTCACCGTTTGATCGCTTCCTTCAAGGCCACGCTGGAAGAGGCCAATCAGGCCGATCTCTTGCTGCACGTGGCCGATGCCAGTAACCCTGAAGCCGAGCAGCAGATTGCCGCTGTTTACGACGTATTGTCTGAGATTGGGATCGAGCAGAAGAACACGCTGCTGGTCTTGAATAAGGTCGATCGGATCGAGGATTCTCGGCGTTTGGAGCAGCTGCAGGCTCGCTATCCGTATGCGGTTCCGGTGAGTGCGGTCTCGCGAGAAGGGCTCGATAAGTTGGCGATTGCCGTCAGTGATGCCCTTAGTAAATCGTTCTCGGATGTCGAGATCGAAGCCTCGGTCGACAACGGGAAATTGGTGGCCTATCTGGCCAAGAATGGTGAGATCGTTTCCAAGCGATATGGGAACGAAAAGCTGTTCGTGCATTGCCGAATTCCGACGGCTCATTTGGGACGTATCGAGAACCAGAATCCTGATGCGGTTATTCGTCCTTATGAGTACACACCCGAGTCGGAAGAGTCTGACGCCGTTGGGGATGTCGCCTAA
- a CDS encoding sulfurtransferase, producing the protein MNTTTAVPDAGPVLNISSYLFASLTDLKPLRDSLRRLCKRLDLRGTILLSTEGINLFVAGPEESVQKLLEALRKIPGLEKLEAKESFTSYQPFRRMLVKIKKEIIAFGIDGIEPAERTAPKLPPQQLKQWLDEGKPLLLYDVRNDYEVKVGTFENAVPAGIDTFRDFPEAVASLPDDAKSTPVVMFCTGGIRCEKAGPFMQQAGFDEVYQLEGGILKYFELVGGDHYQGDCFVFDQRVAVDPRLQESAVAQCFVCQTPLTTEEQNSPLYVPGDSCPHCFKSAQETMAEVVAKRQTKLKEVTTPLPGSIPYTNTRRLFVSSEQKGKMLYEVFAEKVPAASKGFWEKMVQQKLLVEVIHHQDERLVEYREANPTVPLVAGQLFEQRYPGTTEPDVSTDIQILYEDSGLIVVNKPAPLPMHPCGRFNKNSLISFLEQVYHPQKLRIAHRLDANTTGVAILSRTSAVARQVQPQFEQGKVEKRYLALVHGHPPEDEFICDEPIGTSRVTGGGRRVEEGGQPSRTDFVVRERFADGTALLEVSPKTGRTNQIRLHIWHLGFPIVGDPMYQQGGVMQQKQTLDIDEPPMCLHAWEVRFRHPQTSEMVTFQAPAPSWADAAQH; encoded by the coding sequence ATGAATACGACAACCGCCGTGCCCGATGCCGGGCCAGTTCTGAACATTTCGTCCTATTTGTTCGCTTCCTTGACGGACCTGAAGCCGCTGCGGGATTCATTGCGCCGGCTCTGCAAACGGCTCGACCTGCGCGGAACGATCCTCCTCAGCACCGAAGGGATCAATCTCTTCGTGGCAGGCCCCGAGGAAAGCGTCCAAAAGCTTCTGGAAGCTCTTCGCAAGATTCCCGGCCTCGAGAAGTTGGAAGCGAAGGAAAGCTTCACCAGCTACCAACCGTTTCGCCGGATGCTGGTGAAGATCAAAAAGGAAATCATTGCCTTTGGCATCGATGGCATCGAGCCTGCGGAGCGAACTGCCCCCAAGCTTCCGCCGCAACAACTCAAGCAGTGGCTCGACGAAGGCAAGCCACTGCTGCTGTACGACGTTCGCAACGACTACGAAGTGAAGGTCGGTACGTTTGAAAATGCGGTGCCGGCGGGAATCGATACCTTCCGCGACTTCCCCGAGGCCGTCGCTAGCCTACCGGACGACGCCAAGAGCACGCCGGTCGTGATGTTCTGCACCGGTGGCATTCGCTGCGAGAAGGCTGGTCCGTTCATGCAGCAAGCTGGCTTCGACGAGGTGTACCAACTTGAAGGCGGCATCCTGAAGTACTTCGAACTGGTTGGCGGCGACCATTACCAAGGCGACTGTTTCGTCTTCGATCAGCGAGTCGCCGTCGATCCACGACTGCAAGAGTCGGCCGTGGCCCAGTGCTTTGTCTGCCAGACACCTCTGACCACCGAAGAACAAAACTCGCCGCTGTACGTCCCTGGCGATTCATGCCCACACTGTTTCAAGTCGGCTCAGGAAACGATGGCCGAAGTAGTGGCCAAGCGGCAGACCAAGCTGAAAGAGGTAACCACTCCCCTGCCCGGCAGCATTCCATACACCAACACGCGGCGTCTGTTTGTCTCGTCCGAGCAAAAAGGAAAGATGTTGTACGAGGTGTTCGCCGAGAAAGTCCCGGCCGCTTCCAAAGGCTTCTGGGAAAAGATGGTCCAACAGAAGCTGCTGGTCGAAGTCATTCACCATCAGGACGAACGCCTGGTCGAGTACCGTGAAGCGAACCCCACCGTTCCGCTGGTTGCCGGTCAACTGTTCGAGCAGCGATATCCAGGCACGACCGAACCCGATGTCAGCACCGATATCCAGATTCTTTACGAAGACTCGGGACTGATCGTCGTCAACAAGCCGGCCCCGCTGCCCATGCATCCTTGTGGCCGCTTCAACAAGAATTCGCTGATCAGCTTCCTGGAACAGGTTTACCATCCGCAGAAGCTACGAATCGCTCATCGCCTGGACGCCAATACGACTGGTGTCGCGATCCTGTCCCGCACCAGCGCGGTCGCTCGCCAGGTTCAGCCCCAGTTCGAGCAGGGCAAAGTCGAGAAGCGTTACCTGGCACTCGTTCATGGTCATCCGCCGGAAGACGAATTCATCTGCGACGAGCCTATCGGTACGTCACGCGTGACGGGCGGTGGACGCCGGGTGGAAGAAGGTGGCCAGCCATCAAGGACCGATTTCGTCGTTCGCGAACGATTTGCCGATGGAACCGCGCTGCTGGAAGTCTCACCCAAGACAGGCCGGACCAATCAGATTCGATTGCACATCTGGCACCTCGGCTTCCCGATTGTGGGCGACCCAATGTATCAACAAGGGGGTGTGATGCAGCAGAAGCAGACGCTCGACATCGACGAACCACCCATGTGCCTGCATGCGTGGGAAGTTCGCTTCCGCCATCCGCAAACTTCCGAGATGGTGACCTTTCAGGCCCCGGCACCGAGTTGGGCAGACGCCGCACAGCACTAG
- a CDS encoding ATP-dependent Clp protease adaptor ClpS: MSSEETVVATPESIVENKPRRQPPYGVILHNDDINTFEFVIETLRKVFGYELEKCFFLTQEAHERGRSLLWSGTLEGAELKREQVISRGPDPVMKAKGALPLRVTLEEMPQ, from the coding sequence ATGAGCAGCGAAGAAACGGTCGTCGCCACCCCGGAATCGATCGTCGAGAACAAACCCCGACGCCAGCCTCCCTACGGCGTTATTCTGCACAATGACGATATCAATACGTTTGAGTTCGTCATCGAGACCTTGCGCAAGGTCTTTGGTTACGAACTGGAGAAATGCTTTTTCCTAACCCAGGAAGCTCACGAACGAGGCCGAAGTCTCCTCTGGAGCGGTACCCTGGAAGGTGCCGAACTGAAGCGGGAACAAGTGATCTCGCGCGGCCCAGACCCAGTGATGAAGGCCAAAGGGGCCCTGCCACTGCGTGTCACGCTGGAAGAAATGCCTCAATAG
- a CDS encoding sugar phosphate isomerase/epimerase family protein, giving the protein MQRHLGRRQFLQSMAATGAALTLGPHLLAADADKKAPFKISLAQWSLHRTIRSGKLDNLDFAKTAKEECGIEAIEYVNQFFKDKAKDEKYLAEMNKRAADNGVKQLLIMVDGEGALGNPDEAGRKKAVENHYKWAEAAKTLGGHSIRVNAQSSGSYEEQIKLAADGLAQLSEFAKGLGLNVIVENHGGLSSNGEWLASVMKTVDMDNCGTLPDFGNFRVSKDEMYDRYKGVDELMPYAKAVSAKSHHFNEEGLETNTDFFKMMDIVVNKHGYHGYVGVEWEGGNPGEIEGIILTRKLLEKCAEKLAG; this is encoded by the coding sequence ATGCAACGGCATCTCGGTCGACGTCAATTCCTTCAATCGATGGCCGCCACTGGCGCCGCATTGACTCTCGGCCCACATCTTCTTGCGGCCGATGCGGACAAGAAAGCCCCGTTCAAGATCTCGCTGGCCCAGTGGTCGCTGCACCGCACGATCCGTAGCGGCAAGCTCGACAACCTCGACTTCGCCAAAACCGCCAAGGAAGAGTGCGGCATCGAAGCGATCGAATACGTGAACCAGTTCTTCAAGGACAAAGCCAAGGACGAGAAGTACCTGGCCGAAATGAACAAGCGAGCGGCCGATAACGGCGTCAAGCAGCTGCTGATCATGGTCGACGGCGAGGGCGCCCTGGGCAACCCGGACGAAGCTGGCCGCAAAAAAGCAGTTGAAAACCACTACAAATGGGCTGAAGCCGCCAAGACCCTCGGTGGCCACTCGATCCGCGTGAATGCCCAGAGCAGCGGTAGCTACGAAGAACAGATCAAGCTGGCGGCCGACGGCCTGGCCCAATTGAGCGAATTCGCTAAAGGCCTCGGCCTGAACGTGATCGTCGAAAACCACGGTGGCCTGTCGTCCAATGGCGAATGGCTGGCCTCGGTCATGAAGACGGTCGACATGGACAACTGCGGCACGCTGCCAGACTTCGGCAACTTCCGCGTCAGCAAAGATGAAATGTACGACCGCTATAAAGGCGTCGACGAACTGATGCCATACGCCAAGGCCGTTAGCGCCAAGTCGCATCACTTCAACGAAGAAGGACTCGAAACCAACACCGACTTCTTCAAGATGATGGACATCGTCGTCAACAAGCATGGCTATCACGGCTATGTCGGCGTCGAATGGGAAGGCGGCAACCCAGGCGAGATCGAAGGAATCATCCTGACTCGCAAGCTCCTGGAAAAGTGCGCCGAGAAGCTAGCAGGCTAG
- a CDS encoding toxin-antitoxin system HicB family antitoxin: MSQFNQGNSYPQSQPAPRPVYPNTTFPPQQHSQPQYHSQQPATSETAYATSRPTFTGTPQAPVQPAAPAGPALNVAPTATFEEKKAECVRIARDFFRGVPDWVTYFREILGVEGVVHRLFPQPEEFTKFEQSEEYGEIQLMIVKLRERTNVQNESKEPTRVITVRLPKSLHESLRVEAHSRRTSMNKLCISKLLQVIDDSMIPND, from the coding sequence ATGTCTCAATTCAACCAAGGCAATTCGTACCCGCAGTCGCAGCCAGCACCGCGTCCGGTTTACCCAAACACCACCTTCCCACCACAGCAGCACAGCCAGCCGCAGTATCACTCGCAGCAGCCAGCAACGAGCGAAACCGCCTACGCTACCTCGCGTCCGACCTTCACCGGCACGCCGCAAGCTCCGGTTCAACCGGCTGCTCCTGCAGGCCCAGCGTTGAACGTCGCCCCAACCGCCACCTTTGAAGAAAAGAAGGCCGAATGCGTTCGCATCGCTCGCGACTTCTTCCGTGGTGTTCCGGATTGGGTTACCTACTTCCGTGAGATCCTGGGTGTCGAAGGCGTCGTACATCGCCTGTTCCCACAACCAGAAGAATTCACCAAGTTCGAGCAGTCCGAAGAGTATGGCGAAATCCAACTGATGATCGTCAAGCTTCGCGAACGCACCAACGTTCAGAACGAATCGAAGGAGCCAACCCGCGTGATCACCGTGCGTCTGCCAAAGAGCCTGCACGAATCGCTCCGCGTCGAAGCTCACTCGCGTCGTACCAGCATGAACAAGCTTTGCATCTCGAAGCTGTTGCAGGTCATCGACGACTCGATGATCCCGAATGACTAA